GTTATCTTACTGACTGCCCCTCCAAACtgccttatttatttattatttattttaacacatcgatattggtacaaggaggcaccaaatacatatgcgccacacaaatctcatttgatatgtgagggctgtgatactgcacggaTGCCCAAACctaagtaggtggttttcttagatggccacacccggagccttcgacctaaaggtctgatccacaaggcagtggggcatcgtgaggagatgcagtcccatggaagccggtgaccaacgattgtttcatacgccattcgttcactcaagatcctggaacccatgtgcaccattggttttgaatcagggttttccaactcccctaggtggactctccctatccaccaacccggttaaagcgccggacattcgcttttcgtcctctcaatttcgtaaacaacacccccgttacgagaaggcagtgagtaggacttccctggaagaggctatatacgcgtggccatgtgagagcatttcgagaggaagagcggactctccataccctcggccgtaccagggcatttgggggccgtCAAACTACCTAACACCGTGGCATGGATTGGATAAAGATTCGGAAATTCGGATACGTTGTTAGAGTTTCATTACCTTTAGAAATATTAATTACTGACAAATTTATGAGAAAATCTTTATCAGAAAAAATATTCTGTATTTGGCGCAATCTAACATCTGCTGGATAGTATTTATTGACAAACCAGAGAGTTCTGGGTCACATTCTCATTCTGTTTTTGGATGCTTTATCAGTTCACATCTAATAACTGTGATAGGGTAGAACTCAGGACCATTGTGTAATCCAAAGAACATTATAACGTTTGTATCAAATAGTCCACCGTGTCGATTTTAATCGGTTGGTGACTATCTGAACAACCACCTCATTTATAATGTATATGACTCAATGGCTTAGTTGTTCTGTACTTATTTCAAGACCTAACCGTCCTGAGACAAACTCAATCATATATTCTAGCTCTTTATATTTGGTTGAGAATCATGTTCCTCATATAACATGGCTCAGTCTGTGTATTGCATATCTATCAAGTATCCCATCTAGTCGTAGTATAACCTCAGTCGCCGGTCGTGTTATCGTACAATGGTGGTATGTCATGACAAATGAGAATTATTTTTATTCCCCTGTTTTATTGACTTGAGAAAATGGTAACTGAAACTAGTTAGTAATAATTTTCTAGATAATAGCTGTTAGTGGAATCCAAGGGGCATGTTTTACCCAATTTGGGGATTTCCAGCTATATGTGCCAGTGATGACCTTTATAATGAGACTAGAATAGACTATAGATCAACTCAAATACTAATGTGTCATTCGTTTATCAGTAGTATTTCTCTAGAGGAAATCGAATCTGGAGCTAAATGTCAGAGTATTAGCTAGTTAAAGAAATCACAATTACTAATTAGTTTAATTCGAGATATTAACATAGTACAGGTATTTTGCTTGAATGAAACAATTCACTAGCGAAATCAACTTTAGTACAATAATTGAGGTAATATTCACTAcactaatattttttttattgattcctTTTTGACCAAAAGACAAATGGACACATGCACACACAATAATATCTCACAAATGTAGTGGGATCATAGAAAAATCATTCAAACGTCTTGAAAAActatttcattatttctttattgGTAGAATTCCAGTTAAAAACAAATCTGAAATTGCGATTAAGTCTAAAATAGTTGACTGTTATTCAATCTAATAGTAAGGTAAATGCAAATGTAAATTATAAGCCAAATGTTTGGCTACTTATTATAAAAAGTAGTATGACATTGTTCAAATCCAATTATTTATGCTTTCCAAGAAATGATTTGGATTAGTATAGTTTTCAGTCTAACCAAATAGTTGATatgaatagactgaatatttaaaatttctAAACCGAAAAATGGTCTTCATCTTCATTCGAAAGTTTGGGAGAGTAATCATAACGGTAACAGATATATAATTCgaaataacaaaatattcaaCTTCATATAATGTCAGATGTTATATGCAACTATCAGTAATTAAGAATGATGAAAGACATCTATAATGTCCACAGTTATAAAGAATTCCGAAATATTTCTGATAGTTCAGCAATatgattttattcaattatgGCGAAATTAAAGCTAACAAAAGAACAAAGTTTGTTTGGACAAAACAAATTAATCAACTCACAATATTTGGTAGTCCTTATCAATTGCGTGAGCTAGATAACTGTATTAAACCAGTGATACTAGCTAAAGCAGACattttgtaattaatttctGCTATTATTTGCAATTCTTCATTAATTCTCATAATTTCTACAATTACCGTTATTGACTGTAAAagtgttattttaaaaaacatgGCCTTTGATCTCCCGTTCCGTTTTTAGATTACCTCATACATGACACATTGATTATTCATCACACATCAGCGTCTGACGAAAAAAGATTACAACAACCATCAACAGCATGTGATCTGAGAGATAAGAAACTACAACTCTTAAGGCATATGAGACAATCGGTCGGTCTATATTAATTAgatgaaattttattaaaacacaTGTGGCTACAACCGTTACTCCTTAATGTATGACAGATTCCCAGTCTGTCAGGAAAATCAGTTACTCTGGAGGATCTAGCAAATATGGTAGACAAAGTGATGGAAATCTACCCTGGTGGCTACAGCTTAAACACTGCACAACTGAGACAGCATTCTTAATTATTTAAACCAACCAACTCATGGAACACCACGTAACGATAATCCATGTGTCATGCTACGGGGCGTTCGGAAACTGAACGGAAAGCCAAAGGTTATTTTATCAAACAACAATTTTACAGTCAATAATGATGTTTGTAaagattataataattaatgagAAATTGAAGATAATAGCAAACATTACTTACAAAATAAGTATTTTACCTATCTATGGTGTTTGTATGGACTAATGATTCCTTTTACTTGATGACTGCCTGATTTCGAactccaaatacaatacattcgatTGCGTTCATATAGTTCTTATTGGATAAATTGCATTATTCTGGAGATTCCTAGTTcgtaaaataaattcaaatacttttaatCATCTCATTGGCGTCGCAATGGAGCCTGCGATCTAACAGTCGGACATTCATTCAGATTgtgaagcttttgaagattatttggaaagtttttaaatctggagcatgaccaagaaagcTGTGGAGAGTTATAAAATTGTGGTATATTTCCTCaaattcattgaaaaagaaGCCTACAGTTTATTAAAAGCTTTTGCACTTCCGGAAAAGTATATCTCACTTCCTTATGCAACAGTTAAGGAACtattattaaatcatgtaaagtgCACCAGTTTCGTATGTCGTGAGAGAGCAAAATTTCATAAGATTATTCTCCAGAataaccagaaggttagggaatCCATCCTCGAATTGCAAAAACAAGCTCCCAAATGCAATTTTGGTGGTCAAATTCATGTGCAGCTGCGGGGTCGACTAATTTCAGAAATCGACATACCAGGTCTGGAAAGAGAGCTTTTAAGAATACTGAACTGTTTCTATCAAGATGCTAGAATTGTATGTATCAACTACGAAGCAatgaatgaacttgatatccagtcgttTATATTTCCGAATTCTTTGCTCAGTAGCCATAGTGAAATACACtctcaggatcgatcaaactcGCGTTTCTTTCATAGTGATCCCTATTCTCGTGAAAAAGTAAAAGTTGATTCAACAAGGAGTTGCAAAGCGGACCACAAAGGTGACCGCAAGTTTTGTAAGTGTTTATCCTGTGGCAAATTCCATTCTCGTAATTTATGTGTATTTCGTTATGCTAAATGTATTAAATGTTGTAAGATTGGACACATTTAGTCACGATTAAAAAACTATTGTCCATTTTGCGTCAAGTAGTACTAAACCTTGTGAAGAAGATACCATTAATTCAGGTGTCACTGataatcatttatctttatctaccatttttaaaaattaatgttCGTATTCAAGGGCGACTATGTATGTCCGTTAGTACATTCCATGAATTTATTGTTGACACAGGCAGTACAGAGTCCATTACTTCATTTAATaacttgaaatatttaaatCCTAACAAGGTAAGACCGGATGAAGTCTCAATATTAGGGATTACTGGACACATACTGCCAGTACGAGGATGCTGTGAACCGCTAataagagatgataattcttcatacatgtCTTGTAAGCTTTTAGTTAgtgaaacaggactgtcaacaCTGAGTTGAAAAAGATTAGAAAGGTTTAAAAAGTTATCGATATTATTTTCTAGAGAAGATTCTGATGCGTGTGCTAGGTGCAGTGCAGGGATGGGGATTCAGCCTATGAAACGTCAAGTACAGGGTGATTCAACCCTTCTTAAAAGACGAACAATTCCCCATGGTCTTCCAGAAACAGTACATAAGACATTGAACAATTTGTGTGCGAAAGGTATAATTGAACCGACTTAGTCTTCAGCATGGAGTACTTCTATTGTTAATCCCTTGAAGTCGAGTGGCAAGATCCCTAGAATAcgtggtgactatagattaacacTGAACTCCCGTTTATTAAAACATTCACGACGGTAAAAGCTGAAGCCATTCTAAATCAGAACCACGGCTCTAAAGTATTTCGACAGTTGACCTAAAAGTAGCTTATCTTCAAATCCCTTCAGAGCAATTAACACTCCGTTTGGTCTGATCAAATACAACTTCCTTCAACTTGGTCTTAGTTGTTCTctagccatatttcaggaagtgaTGAATAAggtagttagtgatcttgaaggttttgaagtttatcaagatgatctcattgttcatggttctaataaggtagttcatgaccagagatttattgctttattgcgtcgtttaattgaaaacaatatgacagtgaatccaaatcagtgctcattttgtgtatctagttttgaatttcttggatacctagttgatggtaatggttttgGACCAGATATAAAGCTTTTTGCCCCACTAACAAATGTACTATCTAATTCATTTaaatggagtgaggaacaaAAGTCCTGCTTACGAGGTCTACTGaggtttcttcaaagtgatgctgtccTTTGAACTTACCTAATGTACATTCTGTACCACTTGTGGTGCAACACCTGTGGTTATTGGCGCAGGGAGGTAGATCAGTTATCTGCGTTTCATGCAAACTTACTGTtgctgaacaaggttattcacaaacTCAGCGAGAAACACTAGCTGTGTTTTGGACTGtcaaaagacttcataaatatttattcgggaagaaattcactattgttactgatcatgaagctttaaagttcaTTTATCACCCTGAAAAATCATTAGTACGTTTCTCAGCTGCTATGGTTTAACGATGGAATGTTGCTTTGAGTGTCTTTGACTATACGAttcagcacagaagtgccaaaaAACCAACATGTTGACTACATATCTCGATAATCAATACAAGAATAACCTGTAAGTGCAACCTTTACCACGGACATGTCCAGGTTTCATTACAAAATTTCGTCGATACCTTTGTTGTATACTCAGTGTCATACGAAAAGGCTTGAATGATAGTCTGAAACGTAGACTTCCAGTATATTTTTCAAAGTGGGATGCGTTATCCACTACTCCTGATAATATTTTGTGTAAAAATAATGGTGATGCTATTCCTCGTTCATTCCGAGCATTTGTCTTTGACAATCTCCATAGTTTGCATTAGGGCGTCTAGAAAATAAAGTCCTTGTCAAAAGCTCACATGTTGATGGCTGATAACAAATGCAGATATGTGTCTCACGACAAACAATTGTGGAAGATGTCATATGTCGAAGATCATTCTTCGAAGTAGGCTACATagccagtatcgtctgaggcctggcagagaaTTCATGCAGACTATTGTGATTCATTTCTCAGCAACTAGTATGCACTCGTGATCATTGATTCTTTTACAAAATGGCCTGAATATTTTTTCACAGCTTCAAATACTGACTTTACGATCGAAGCGCTAAGAAAGAGGTTTTGTCGAGAAGGGTTCCCCAATGATGCTGACGACTGATAATGGCTTCCGTTTTGCAGCGGATGCGGTAAGTGCTTGGCTGAATAGTATAGGGTGCAAACACCCGTTCGCTGTTCACATGCGCTCTTGctctaatggtcaggcagaaGATTTTATCAGGACATTGAAAACTGTCATTAATTCCATCAATGCTTCATTGGTTAATAAACTGGAGAGGGTAGTGGATACATTTCTACTGCAATATAGAATTTTTAAACAATTGTTAAACAACAAAGAAAgagactccatcaaaattattgaAAGGAAGGTTTCTTCGTTCGATTGTGAAGTGTTTGTAGTCTGAAAAGTTAAATATTATTGTGTAAGTGATCTTCGACCAGCCCCGGGGATTGCGATGAAGAATTTTGAAAATTCTACGGTGGGGATTATAGATATCAGTGATCTGAGTACACACAGCCGATATGTTGATCAAAAGCAAATCTAGGAACCGGGTGAgcccattccgactttggctgCTAATTCtgatactaatgagtacattctagatcgTCAAGAGTCTATATCCAATACACAGACGGAAAGATACATGATGAACCTAAGGAGAAGTACAATCGTTTATAGAAACTTGTATTTTAATTCAAACTGTGATGGTTGTGGTATTTGTATGAAcaaatgattcctttgtacctGCTTGCGCGTTAATTGCGAATTCTAAATAAGTGCTCATGTCGTTCTTATCGGTTAAATTGTGCTATTCCGGGGATTGTTAGTTCGTATaataaattcaaatacttctaataatCGCATAATCCTCACACAGATCCCCCATTGTGTCCAGAGGTAACACTAGTATGCAAAACGAATGAGGGAAAAGAGGATACACATACACAAAAATATAACAAGTGAAACTCAAACATATGTAGGAGTGATATTTTGTGGAATGAAATTCTGCTTGTAGATGTATGTGTATTGCGAAATATGACGAGCGTGTCAGTGATGTACAGTCTGTTAATATTCAGCGTTATGTGTATGTAGTTCAGCACCGCAGAAATAAAAATGCAGTCAACCATGATGCCTTAGGTTGATACTGAAGACAACATACGGAAGTATTTGTGAACCCATGAAAGaaaatttaaattgtttatctTGCTTTTTTCAACTAATGTACAGCAACCCCAAAACTCACTCGTTTATGATCATGAAAAATTTCAACGACGCAAGAGATGGCGAGACCTAAAATTTCTAAACTAAGCATGTGAAGAAGGAGAAGAGTCGCACGCAAGCTATGCCGAAACATAACTACGATGATTGACCGACCATATTCAGCAAATAGTTTCTGTAACAGCTAAAAAACCAATATCAATACCCGGTGTCTATGAAATGATTGGTTTTAGAGAGCTGTTTACTGCCACAAGCTGGAATGCTTTGAAAGTGTTATTATCACGAGGAGTTGTAATCGGCGCTTACTATCTCCGCTGTGTTCAATACCGTACATCTTGCATATCATTTCCTTCCTCAGCTCTTCGCTTCTCGCTCCTTTCCCGTTCACTCTCCTAAGCCTCTGAAAAATAAATACAACTGAGTTATAGAACTATTCATCATACGATTCCGAACACAAGAGTTCAACCAAAAATGTCTTACCGGCTTTTTTGTACAGAAACAAAACTATTCATTCAAAATAGACTTACAAAAATCCAGGTCCTACTACATGTTTAGTAAGCTAAGAAAATTGCAGCTTAATAGTTAGATTCACTTGACCTAGAGTTTTTGAAGGCCTGAGTCATTCTTTTAATATCAAGACACTAGTACAGCGAGCTCACTGGCGAATTGTACACTGAATCAGTACGCATTTCAAATCTATGCGTTCTTCGGTCTTGAAGGATCTTCTAGGAAAATTAAAGGGGGTCAATTATGTTATTCTAGAGTCTGTTGCATTTGAAAAATTTAGTTCATGTCTGTTGTGTTCTGGCGTAAAAAACGTATTTCCTATTTATGACGTCACTGAGGtagaaattactgtaataataataaatattacagGAACTAGTCAACAAAACCTTCATTTTCATCGTATCCTCTCCATTTACAAATTCGCTCCTTGAACAGATTACGTCTGTTGTGTGCGAAAATGGAAAGCGTTCAGGTTCTCTTATATTGTCCACTGTAGAAGCTACTGGGAATTGTGACCTTTTCAAGTTACCTCATGTGAACGAATATCCGGAGTATGATGTGCAGTATTTGTCTAAAGACGTAACTAATTTACACATTTATTACTTACGTTACCAGAACAAACTGCTTACTTGCAAAATAGAGTTCGTTTTTAGTACTCCACGAGATGCTTTCAGAAATTTGTATGTCCTTCCAAAATCGCACGCTTTACTTCCCGTAAGTATGCAAGTTATTATAGAAATGCTAGGCAGGGTTTAGAAAATCACTGTCCTGCGTTTTATGAAATCAACAGCATCTTCTGGTCTTTGAAGGTAAGTTGCTACTCTTCAGTATATTTTATTAACCAGGTATATCACTTAGTTTGATTTACTATTCAAAATCTCCCGTGCGATattctatttttaatttaataaaagaatTTTCTGAACCTAAACTTCATGGGTTTTGAGAATATTAGATAGTTTGTAAATGGTAGTAACATGGTTCCATGGTTTCATAGATATCAGATTTCTAGAAACTAAGGTTGAAGTAATGCTCAACTTTTCGTATTCCCACTTGCAAAAGATGGTTTTTTAGCTTAGGATGTTCGGAAAATGTGCTTTATCACCATTGTCTCTAGTGAAACACTCAAATTATGTGGTAATGTCATGTGAGTGATGATAATGTTGGTCACTGTATTTGTCTTTCAGAGTATCATGTGACGAGTGAAGCTAATTTCAAACACTAACCAAAACAATTTGTACATGTTAGACGCACCTACGCAAAACACTTGGTTCCCGAGatataaaaattaataacaAGCTCatagaaaaagaaacaatataTAATTATCAAAAGCTAAGACGCAGTTACCTTTTTATTCAGCATCAGTTTAGAAAGTATTTGCTTAAGTTTTGCTCGTGCTAACATATCACAACTTCCTAACTTTGGTCTCACTAAGCACACTTCAGTGGCTCGCGATGTTATTAaacatcaatcagtcagtcatctacaacttaggaccaggcacatacatgtaTCAGTCCAAGTTACTATActtcatcagcacaacaagataaacaccaaattcacagagtcagttacttcaatggtagtaatatatagaagaaagattgcgCATAAGGAtgtaatacaagaagaaagaattagttcgtagaaagagaggtataaagtaattttgatCTCACGGTTTAAAGAGAGACAAAGTGTGTATACACCCactccattgtgatcgattctgagacgTCACAcacaatctccaaccattgaataaggtagtcgcgcggaccccaaccaagtagtctgcatctatcaacgtGGCTCATATccgaagttagtgacttcaagaattgatgccacgttttgatttggctgcccctaactttcttccaccCATCTCCAACGCTAGTCAGCATTTCGCGCCATGGTAATCGGTGGCCGCACATGCGGATTATATGACCCAACCTTCTCAGTCGATgtagattcataacctcatcaactggtttaccaTCATACCCTAATAACctgcgtctaacttcactattacttacccagggATCCCGGCTGATGCGAGCAATATTCAATACATCTGtgaccaaatactagtaactcgcgagtatcttctacccttaatggccacgtttctcagccgtaaagtaaaacagaactaCCTGCCGCGCAGCATACTCGTTCTttaattgatagatggatatctcgcacTCGCCAAatgtgacgtaagttggcaaaagccaaacgggCTTTTTTGAATCCGTtaagagatttcgtcagataccaACCCCTTATGGATGACAAAAATTCCAAGGTAAGTGAAGTTGttgacgcgttcgactacttcactccctatatTTAGTTCAAATgctgacgcaggccagtcctaaGGGTAAACACATTCCGAACATCCTGGCATTGCTGTTTAGTGCTACAAACAATAGCTAATAACAGTTCTGGTGTCCTTTTTTCTTGGTTGTGTTCGAATTCGGTCAGCATTCTTTAATAATCATGTTGttgttaccattattattatttttcccCTTTTGTTTATTCACAACATTCTCACTCCGTTTGCTGCAATTAATTTCCTGATGCCCGACGGTATTAAGCTTTTTCATACGATAAATTCATAGTTGAAAAATAAATCTCGCGGTTAATCGGTTGTTTATAACTGACTTTTCCTATTGTAGATTGTCGAAGAAGTTTATTCATTTGGACAGACTAGTAGTAAAGTTGCTGCACTGTTTGCTGATTTTCCTGCTGCAGTAAACAGAAAAAAAGTAAGATTTTTGTTTACTAGTTTTGTTCAAACCTTCTGATTATATGCAAACAATCCTTTGGAGATACCTATTATTCAAATACGTTCAGTCTGCACATTTTTCCTATGGTCTAAAATTGTTTTACTGTTATATCTTTATGTTATGGTTAACCATAAAGGTAAATAACTTTTTTATCTTCTTGTAGTCTCTTCATGATAGTGCTGAAAAATGCACAGCTTCAGTTATTTTCATTGATGAATCAATTATTTGTGACCCGATTGCATGTTTAGAGCCGTATACAAGATCAAATCATTTATTAGATACCATTTTCGCTGAATTATCTCCTGACGGTCACCAAATCAATGTATCATGGGAACACTTATCCAAGTGGTAAGAAAATTCATGCTTCTACTTAATAAAATAATGCTTACAAACAACGTCCATTAGAATGATTATCTTTAAAAATTACATCACACTTCTTAGTTTCTTTAATTCTCGAGATGAACGACCCTAACAACATTGGAATAGTACGTATACGTGGAAAAGCCAATCTATCATTATGTTTGAGACCAGTTTTTAACTGCATCAAGTATTGTTTTTATTCAGTGATCTTCCTTAAAATGCAAATCATTATTAGGAAACTTAGACTCTCCCATATTACTTAAACCAAGGTCAATAACTGTGTAGGTGAATGCTATTTCTTGGTCTATTTTACCTTATCCATACACTGAAACTAGTATCGCTATTA
The genomic region above belongs to Schistosoma haematobium chromosome 2, whole genome shotgun sequence and contains:
- a CDS encoding hypothetical protein (EggNog:ENOG410V8IG~COG:L), whose protein sequence is MTKKAVESYKIVVYFLKFIEKEAYSLLKAFALPEKYISLPYATVKELLLNHVKCTSFVCRERAKFHKIILQNNQKVRESILELQKQAPKCNFGGQIHVQLRGRLISEIDIPGLERELLRILNCFYQDARIVCINYEAMNELDIQSFIFPNSLLSSHSEIHSQDRSNSRFFHSDPYSREKVKVDSTRSCKADHKGDRKFCKCLSCGKFHSRNLCVFRYAKCIKCCKIGHI